CGGACGCAGGTCGAAGAATTCGCGCACCAGCAGGGTCAACTGCTCGGTCGGTACTTTCTCGGTGCCGAAGGTTTCCACCATGATGGAGGTTGGCTCCGCCACGCCGATGGCGTAGGAGACCTGGATTTCGCAGCGGTCGGCCAGGCCGGCGGCAACGATGTTTTTCGCCACGTAGCGCGCGGCGTAAGCGGCGGAACGGTCAACCTTGGACGGATCCTTGCCGGAGAAGGCGCCGCCGCCGTGACGCGCCATGCCGCCGTAGGTATCAACGATGATTTTACGCCCGGTCAGGCCGCAGTCGCCCATCGGGCCGCCGATAACGAAACGGCCGGTCGGGTTGATGTGGTACTTGGTGGCGGCGCTCAGCCACTCGGCAGGCAGAACCGGCTTGATGATCTCTTCCATCACCGCTTCTTGCAGATCTTTTTGCGCAATCTCTTCAGAGTGCTGGGTAGACAGCACCACCGCATCGATGCCGACGATTTTACCGTCATCATACTGGAAAGTGACCTGGCTTTTCGCATCCGGACGCAGCCACGGCAGCGTGCCGTTTTTACGCACTTCAGACTGACGCTGCACCAGACGGTGCGCATAGGTGACCGGCGCCGGCATCAGCACGTCGGTTTCGTTGGTGGCATAGCCAAACATCAGGCCCTGATCGCCTGCGCCCTGTTCCAGCGGATCGGTGCGGTCTACGCCCTGATTGATATCCGGCGACTGCTTGCCGATGGCGCTCAGCACCGCGCAGGAGTTGGCGTCGAAGCCCATATCGGAATGCACGTAGCCGATGTCGCGCACGGTGTTACGGGTGATCTCTTCGATATCGACCCAGGCGCTGGTGGTGATTTCGCCGCCAACCAGCACCATGCCGGTTTTCACGTAGGTTTCGCAAGCGACGCGGGCTTTCGGGTCCTGCTCCAGAATGGCGTCGAGTACGGCATCAGAGATCTGGTCGGCGATTTTATCAGGATGTCCTTCAGAAACGGATTCAGACGTGAAGAGGTGTTTAGCCATTGTATTCTTTACCTTGCATAAGACGGGTGGAAATTACTGCACAGCGCTGGAGATCCGGGCATCGAAGCGAAGGGTCTTCCGCTGATGGCGCGAGATGCATCCTGCAACGCCCCTCAGGCAAAGCCGTTAAGCAGTTTTTTCGGTTAACCAGTATATCCCTTCGTCTTCCACTCAGGCGGCGTCTTTGGCAGCCCGTTGACGTTCATCAGGTATATAGATGGATTAACATCTGGACGTCTATTTTAGGTTATGCTTTAGCCGGATTGCCAGTATTTTTTTGCCGTTTATCGCTTTTCCTCTGGCGCACCGACGCCATTTTCATCGCTTGAAACAGTTTGCGGCAAATTTTCATTTTGCATTTTGCCCGGGTTATCGGTATAAACTGCGCGCACGGCTCATTTGCTGGCCAATACGGCGACATAAGTTGTAAAGGTCTGTGAATCCGCTGCAGGCGTCCCGACGGACGCTGCCGCTTCATAGAACGGTCACGTTCTTACACTACTATTAGAGGCCTGGTCGTTCTGCTGAACGACGCGCGTGGAGGTGGTTGGATTAATGATCCGTTGTCTACCGGCTGTTGGTTCCCGACAGCAGTGCCAGTCCGGCACCAATTCTTCTGTCATCTCCCGTCTTTTCTCTATTTCACCTACCCGGTGTGATAAACACCTGGGCGCTACTCAGGATTCTCGGGCCGGCTAATCCCGCCTGACCGACGTTGCCGTCAGGCTGCGCCGGGCCGGCTGGTATTTCGCTCGTCTGAAGCACTGAACAAGGGTAGCCTGCAGCCTTCCTGTGGGATGTTTCTTGGCCTGATTCACGAGGTTTGAACAGGGTGTCTTACAATTATAGGGGTAACCAACCGATCGCCAGACGCGAACGGCCGGCTGATGTGCCGCCGCCAATGCGTCAGGCTGGGTTGTTCTCGCGGGATGTAGCTGCGATAGTGGCTGACTACGTCGTCAGAACGGGAAATGAGGCGAATTAATGTCTGATGATCTAATGAATAACCGCGCGTCAGCAGCGGGTGAACCAGTTTCTTTGCGCTCCATGCAGGAGGTTGCCATGAATGACCGTAACGCCAGCAAGATGCTGCGTACGTATAACGTCGCCTATTGGGGCAATAATTATTATGACGTCAATGAACGCGGCCATATCAGCGTGTGTCCGGACCCGGACGTTCCCGAAGCGCGCGTCGACCTTGCTGAACTGGTGAAAGAGCGTCAGAAAGAGGGGCAACGCCTGCCGGCGCTGTTCTGCTTCCCGCAGATCCTGCAGCATCGCCTACGTTCGATTAACGCCGCCTTTAAGCGTGCACGCGAGTCGTTCGGCTATCAGGGCGGCTATTTCCTGGTGTATCCGATCAAGGTCAACCAGCATCGGCGCGTTATCGAGTCGCTGGTCAACTCCGGCGAACCGCTGGGGCTGGAAGCCGGCTCCAAGGCGGAGCTGATGGCGGTGCTGGCGCATGCCGGCATGACCCGTTCGGTGATTGTCTGTAACGGTTATAAAGACCGTGAATATATTCGTCTGGCGTTGATCGGTGAAAAGCTGGGTCACAAGGTGTACCTGGTGATCGAGAAAATGTCGGAAATCAATCTGGTGCTGGAAGAAGCGGAGCGCCTGAACGTGGTGCCGCGCCTGGGCGTGCGTGCGCGTCTGGCGTCTCAGGGTTCCGGCAAATGGCAGTCCAGCGGCGGCGAGAAGTCCAAGTTCGGCCTGGCGGCGGTGCAGGTGCTGAAGCTGGTGGAAACCCTGCGCGAGGCGGGGCGTCTGGACAGCCTGCAGCTGCTGCACTTCCACCTGGGGTCGCAGCTGGCCAACATTCGCGATATCGCCACCGGCGTGCGCGAGTCGGCGCGTTTCTACGTTGAACTGCACAAACTGGGCGTCAATATCCAGTGCTTCGACGTGGGCGGCGGCCTGGGGGTCGATTACGAAGGCACCCGCTCGCAGTCCGACTGTTCGGTCAACTACGGCCTGAACGAATACGCCAATAACGTGATCTGGGGCATCGGCGACGCCTGTAATGAACACGGCCTGCCGCACCCGACGGTGATCACCGAATCCGGCCGCGCGGTGACCGCGCACCATACGGTGCTGGTGTCCAACGTGATCGGCGTAGAACGCAACGAGTTCAGCGAGCCGGAGCCGCCGGTGGCGGATGCGCCGCGCGCGCTGGAAAGCATGTGGGAAACCTGGCTGGAGATGAACGAGCCGGAAAACCGCCGCTCGCTGCGCGAATGGCTGCACGACAGCCAGATGGACCTGCATGACGTACACACCCAATATGCGCACGGGATGCTGGATCTGACCAAGCGCGCCTGGGCGGAGCAGCTGTATCTGAACATCTGCAACAAAATCCAGCAGCAGCTGGATCCGAGCAACCGCGCTCACCGGCCGATTATCGATGAACTGCAGGAGCGGATGGCGGACAAGTTCTACGTCAACTTCTCGCTGTTCCAGTCGATGCCGGACGCCTGGGGGATCGATCAGCTGTTCCCGGTGCTGCCGCTGGAAGGGTTGGATCAGCCGCCGGAAGGGCGCGCGGTGCTGCTGGACATTACCTGCGATTCGGACGGCACCATCGACCATTACGTCGACGGCGACGGCGTGGCGACCACCATGCCGATGCCGCCGTACGATCCGGAGAACCCGCCGGTGCTGGGCTTCTTTATGGTCGGCGCCTATCAGGAAATTCTGGGCAATATGCATAACCTGTTCGGCGACACCGCCTCGGTTGACGTGTATATATTCCCGGACGGCACCATCGAAGCCGAGCAGTCCGACGACGGCGACACCGTGGCCGATATGCTGCAGTATGTGCAGCTGGACCCGACGGCGCTGCTGGCCAAGTTCCGCGATCAGGTGAAAGAAACCGATCTGGATAACGCGCTGCAGGCGCAGTTCCTGGAAGAGTTCGAAGCCGGCCTGTACGGTTATACTTACCTGGAAGACGAGTAACGCCGCGGCGCGGATGGCGTCATCCGCGCCGACTTGAAGCCTGAGGAAAATCGGGCGATAATTCAGGCCATCAGCAGCGCTGAAAGCTGAAAAGAACGTTTACATCAATCCCTTCCTCGTCGGGCTAACGACGCGGAAGGGATTTTTTTTTGTTGGGCCTGTGACGTTGCGCCGCGGGCGAAATGTTGAACGATGAGGATTTACTATGAGCACCTTAGGTCATCAGTCCGATAATTCTTTAGTGTCCAATGCCTTTGGTTTCCTGCGCTTTCCGCTGAATTTCATGCCGTATGACAGCGATGCGGAGTGGGTGATTACCGGCATTCCCTTTGATATGGCGACTTCCGGCCGCGCCGGCGGGCGTCACGGGCCGGCGGCGATCCGCCAGGTGTCCACCAACCTGGCGTGGGAAGGCAACCGCTGGCCGTGGAGTTTTGACCTGCGTGACCGGCTGAACGTGGTTGACTGCGGCGATATCGTGTTCAACTTCGGCGATGCGCAGGACATGAGCGACAAGCTGCAGGCCCATGCGGAGAAACTGTTGCAGGCCGGCAAGCGCATGCTCTCCTTCGGCGGCGACCACTTTGTCACGCTGCCGCTGCTGCGCGCGCACGCCAAGCACTTTGGCAAGATGGCGCTGGTGCACTTTGACGCGCATACCGATACCTACGCCAACGGCAGCAAATTCGACCACGGCACCATGTTCTACCATGCGCCGAACGAAGGCCTGATCGATCCGCATCACTCGGTGCAGATCGGCATCCGCACCGAATTCGACCACGATAACGGCTTCACCGTGCTGGATGCGGCGCAGGTTAACGATCGCGGCGTGGACGATCTGCTGACCCAGATCAAACAGATCGTCGGCGATATGCCGGTGTATCTGACCTTCGACATCGACTGCCTGGATCCGGCCTTTGCGCCCGGCACCGGCACGCCGGTAATCGGCGGCCTGACTTCCGATCGCGCGCTGAAGCTGCTGCGCGGCATGCAGTCGCTGAATATCGTCGGTATGGACGTGGTGGAAGTGGCGCCGGCCTATGACCAGTCGGAAATCACCGCGCTGGCCGCGGCGACGCTGGCGCTGGAAATGCTGTATCTGCAGGCGGCGAAAAAGCAGGCGTAAGCGAGAGTAGTGCAAAACCCCGGTCTTGCCAAAGACCGGGGGATTTTATGGAGACAGGCATGCTGGCCAAACCATCTGTACGGCTGAACAAATATATTAGCGAAAGCGGGATCTGCTCGCGTCGCGATGCCGATCGTTATATCGAACAAGGCAATGTTTTTATTAATGGCAAGCGCGTGGCGCTGGGCGATCGGGTATTTCCGGGAGATGTGGTCAAGGTTAACGGCCAGCTCATCGAGCCGCGTAGTGAAGACAACCTGGTCTTCATTGCGCTGAACAAACCGGTAGGCATTGTCAGCACCACGGAAAGCGGCGAAAAAGACAACATTGTCGATTTCGTGAATCACAGTACGCGTATTTTCCCGATCGGGCGGTTAGATAAAGACTCGCAGGGGCTGATCTTCCTGACTAACCACGGCGATCTGGTGAACAAGATCCTGCGGGCCGGTAACGATCACGAAAAAGAGTATCTGGTGACGGTCAATAAACCGGTCACCGATGAATTTATCCGCGGTTTAGCGGCGGGCGTACCGATGCTGGGCACGGTGACCAAAAAATGCAAGGTGAAGAAAGTCTCCGCCTCGGTGTTTCGCATCGTGCTGGTGCAGGGACTTAACCGCCAGATCCGCCGCATGTGTGAACATTTTGGCTATGAGGTCACCAAGCTGGAGCGGACCCGCATTATGAATGTCGGGCTGGCCGGCTTACCGCTGGGAGACTGGCGGGAATTGACGGATGACGAACTGATCGCGTTGTTTAAACTGATTGAGGATTCCTCGTCGGAAGCAAAACCGGCGACCCGAAAACCGGTGGTCAACAAGGCCAAAAAAGCCAGTAAACCCGCCGCGCTTCCCGCCGGGCGCAAGCGGTTCACCCAACCAGGCCGTAAAAAGAAAGGGCGTTAGCGACAGAGCTGCGCCGCCGGCAAATTTGTCCGGCGGCGTATGCCGTTACGATCCCATCTCCCTGCTTTTCCTGCATCGCTGACTTTTTCCGCAGCCTGAAGACGTCAGCCCTTAAAATCCGCAGTTTCGCAGCTTACGGGCGCTGTGCCAGCGGCCGGGCCGGGCGCATTTTGCCAAACAGCACGCCGCCCGCCAGCAGCGTGACCAGCTGCGAGGCGATCAGCACCGCAAAGCCGGATGACACCGTGCCCTGAGCGGCCATCACCAGCCCCATGATCAGCGGAATAAAGGCGGAAAACAGATTGCCGATGCCGTTGATGATGCCGTAGGCGCTGCCGACCGCCTGCGGCTTGGCGTAGTGCTGCAGCAGCGTCGGGATCGCCGCGCCCTGCAGGCCCCAGCAGGCGTTGGCCGCCAGCAGGAAAAAGGCGATCCAGCCGGTCTGAGCGCTGTTTATCAGTCCGGCCACGCACAGCGCGGTGGCGCCGCCGCCGACGGCAAAAATCAGCGGCGCCTGATGCCGCTGCATCCGGTCGAGCAGCGCGCCGCCGAGATATTTCGCGCCGATGCTGACGATAAACGGCAGCGACGCCATCGCTCCCATCTGTTTAATTGAAAAGCCTTTTTCGTCGATCAGGTAGGCCGGCAGCCAGGCGCTGGAGCCCCACAGATAGCTGAGGGTGGCGATCTCCACCAGCATAATCCAGCCGAGCATCGGCGTATGCCAGGCGTCGCTAAAGGTGCGCCAGACGCGCGCCAGCACCGGCGTGGCGGCTCGCGGCGGCGGCGCGCTTTGCGCCGGGCGGATAAACGCGCGGATCAGCCCCAGTCCGGCCAGCAGATTAAACGCCGCCAGTAGGTAAAACGACATCGCCCAGCCGAAATGGGCCATCAGAAAGCCGACCAGCGGAAAGCCGAGCGCCAGCCCGAGCGACACGCCGAGCGCGCTGACGGCGTTGGGTTTACCTAACTCATCGGCCGCGAAGTGGTCGCTGATATACATGGTTTTCAGCGAAAACAGCGGCCCTTCGCTGACGCCGAGCAGGGCGCGCACCAGCAGCAGCCACAGGACGCTGCCCGCCAGCGGCGAGGCGGCGGTCAGCAGCGCCCACAGCAGCACGCTGAGCGTCAGCGCACGGCGGTAGCCCATCAGCGTTTCCAGAAACGGCGTCAGCAGCAGCGCCGCCAGGCCGTAACCGAGCAGAAAGGCGGTCATCAGCGTGCCCTGATGCACCCGGTTATCCCCCAGGCCAAAGTGATGCAGAAAATCCGGATTGACCACCATCACGGCGATATTTACCCGATCGACATAGGCGATGACGATCAGGAACAGCAGGGCGAACACGCCGTACCAGCGCTGACGAGCATTCACAAAGCACTCCTTAACACGGTGATAAACCTGCGCGGCGGGCGGCGTGGAGCGTTTGCCGGGCCTGAAGGCGGGGAATATCCCTCTGAATGTAAAATTATTGTTGCATGAAAGCGCGCGGTTATCGGCGCGAGAAAACTTTTACGCCGCTTTTTATGCAAAAATCAACGCATTTTGGCATATAAATTCACGATGTAATGCATAAATACCATCGTATTTTCATATCGGTGCATTTTTTCGTGATCTCCTCCGCATTTGCAATCTTTAAACAACCTTTTATTAACAATTATCGTCCAGCTCGCTTGACGAAACATTCGCCAGTTTTATAGTGGGCGTATTAAATAAGAAACTGAGTTTCATATATGAAACAAAGAGATAGAGGGTTTTAGCAATGAGCTGGAAGAACGTGTGCGAAGTGTCTCAGGTAAAAGAAGATTTCCCTTACTCGGCGACGGTAGACGGCAAAGAGGTCGGGGTGTATCTGATCGACGGGCAATACTACGCGCTGGAAGATGTTTGCCCGCACGCCTACGCCTTGCTCAGCCAGGGGTTTGTTGACGACGGCAAAGTGGAGTGTCCGCTGCACGAAGCGCTGTTTGACGTACGCACCGGCCAGTGCCTGCGTGAGCCGGGCGGCCGCGACCTGCAAACCTTTCCCACCCGCGTGATCGACAATCAGATCCAGATCACCGTCATCGAGGAGGAGTAATTCATGCAACACATTACCGATTTCAACCCGTGGCTGCCGGACACCCAGCAGGTGATCCCGGCGCGTGAGGGCGGCAACGGCCAGATCCATCAGCCGGGCAGCTACCAGAATGTGATCTGGCAGACGCGCGCCCGCGTACCGGACGGTTTTGAAACGGCGCTGGTCGCCGCGCTGGAAGAGATCTTCGAGGGCGGGGCGAGCGAACTGGATCAGATCGTCAGCGCGCTGAATCAGCGCCGTCTGTTCGATCGCAACGGTCAGCCATGGAACGAAGCGGCGTTCCGCGAATTCCTTCACGTTAACGGTTTCTGAGCAGCACTGGGAGAAGACAATGACAGCAAACATAACATCCTCCGCGCAGACGTTACAGAACTACCTTGATCAGGGCTTACGCGGTATGTGGTATCCGGTACTGGCCAGCTGGGAAGTGGGCAACAACCCGGTCGGCATCACCCGTCTGGAGCAGCAGATCGTGCTGTGGCGTGACGCGCAGGGCGCGATCCACGCGCTGGAAGACCGCTGTCCGCACCGCGGCGCACGGCTGTCGATGGGCTGGAACCTCGGCGATCGCATCGCCTGCTGGTATCACGGCGTGGAGGTCGGCGGCGACGGTGAGGTGAAAGACGTGCCGGCGGTGGATCGTTGCCCGCTGGTGGGGCAGAAATGCCTGCGTTCCTACCCGGCGCAGGAGGCCTACGGCGCGGTGTTCCTCTATTTCGGCGTCACCGCCGACGAAGCGCCGTCTGAACTGACCTTCCCGCAGGAGCTGGCCGACGACGCGTCTTACAGCAACTTCCTGTGCACCGCCAGCTGGGACTGCAATTACCAGTACGCGCTGGAAAACGTGATGGATCCGATGCACGGCACCTATCTGCACTCGTCATCGCACTCGATGGCCGAAGGCGATCGCAAGGCGGATATGGCCCTGGAGCCGACCGACAGCGGCTTTATCTTCAAGAAAAACGGCCAGATCGGCGTCAACTTCGACTGGGTGGAGTTCGGCAACAGCGGCGCGTACTGGATGCGGCTGTCGATCCCGTACAAACAGCGTTTCGGGCCGGGTGGCCACTTCTGGATCATCGGCATGGTGGTGCCGGAAGACAAGGATCACTGCCGGGTATTCTTCTGGCGTATCCGCAAGGTGAAGGACTGGCAGCGCGATCTGTGGCGCTTTATGTACCGCAACCGGCTGGAGGCGCTGCACTGGGACGTGCTCGAACAGGATCGCATCGTGCTGGAGAACATGGCGCCGAACGCCCGCAGCCGCGAATACCTGTACCAGCATGACGTGGGGCTGTCGCGCCTGCGCCGCATAATGCAAAAAGAGGCGCAAAAGCAGCTGGCGATGCTGAGTGAGCTGGAGGCGGCGCAGTGAGCGGCCTGCTGACGGACAAGCGCATTGTGGTCACCGGCGCGGCGCGCGGCCTTGGCCGCAGTTTCGCCGCGGCGATCGCCGAAGCCGGCGGCAGCGTGGTGCTGTGCGACATCCTGGCGGACGAACTGCAGAGCACCGCGGCGGCGCTGCGCGAGCAGGGCGCGCAGGTTGAGACGCAGGTTATCGATCTGGCGTCGCCGGCCTCGATTCGCTCGGCGTTCAGCGCCATTGGCGCGGGCGGTGCGATCGACGGCCTGGTGAATAACGCCGCGCTGGCGACCGGCGTCGGCGGCAAAACCATGATGGAATACGATATCGAGCTGTGGGACCGCGTGATGCAGGTCAACGTGCGCGGCACCTGGCTGGTGAGCCAGGCGGCGGTGCCGCTGCTGGCGCAGCGACCGCACGCCAAGATCGTCAACGTCGCGTCCGATACCGCGCTGTGGGGTGCGCCGCGCCTGATGGCCTATGTGGCCAGCAAAGGGGCGCTGATTGCGATGACGCGCTCGATGGCGCGCGAACTGGGCGAGCAGAACATTTGCGTCAACGCCATCGCGCCGGGCCTGACGCGGGTGGAAGCCACCGAATATGTGCCGGCGGAGCGCCACCAGCTGTACGAGCAGGGGCGGGCGCTGACGGGGGCGCAGCACCCTGATGATGTGACCGGCAGCGTGCTGTATCTGCTGTCGCCGCTGGCGAATTTCGTCACCGGTCAACTGCTGCCGGTGAACGGCGGTTTCGTATTCAACTGACCGCCGGACGGCGAGAAGAAGGAACAGAGCATGGCGGATGAACAAACGTGTAAATATCTGATCCCCGGGCTGGATCGCGGTTTGCAGCTGCTGTTGGCGTTCGGCGAGCAGCACAAGGAGATGACCTTTGCGGAGCTGCACCGTCTGGTCGCCATGCCGAAGGCGACCGCCTACCGGGTGGTGCAGACGCTGGAACATCTGGGCTTTCTGGAGCGCAACCCGCGCACCAACACCTTCTCGCTGGGCATCAAGGTGCTGCGGCTGGGGTTTGAGTATATCGCCTCGCTGGACGTGGCGCAGGTCGGGCAGCCGGTGATTGAGCAGCTGCGCGATCGCAGCCAGTGCAGCAGTCATCTGGCGATCCGCGACGGACGCGACGTGATCTACATTGCCCGCGTCAGCGCCGCCGGATCGCAGATCAATCAGGTCAGCGTCGGCACGCGTCTGCCGGTGCATCAGACCTCGCTGGGACGCATGCTGCTGACCCGCACCACGCGCGAGGAGTTTGAACGTCTCTATCCGCAGCAGAGCCTGCCGGGCAGCGGGCCGGGTACGCCGGCCGACCGTGAAACGCTGTGGCAGATGGTGCAGCAGGATAAGGCGCGCGGCTATGTGATCGGCGAGTCGTTTTTCCGCCACGGCATCTCCTCGATCGTCTACCCGATCTTTAACCGCGATCTGCAGGTGGAGGCGGTGGTCAGCATTATGGTGCCGTTCGATCAGATCCCGGCCGAGGATCGCGAGCGGCTGCGGATGGAGGTGCGCGACGCCGCCGGGAAGATTTCCGACTTCCTTGGCGCCCCGCCGCGGGCCGACGTCGGCTAATACTATTTCATGTGGGGCGGGGAGCGATGCCCGCCCACGGGTTTTCCCAACGACAAGGTTTAGCTACCGCGTGAGGCGCCTGAAAAGCAGGCGCCGGGGAACGATCATGCCTGAAACAGGCGTTTCAGAGAACGTGAGGCACAAACAATGAGCGTAATTGGCATCGAACAGCTGGAATTTGGCGTAGAAGATCTGCCAAAGTGCGAAAAATTTATGCGGGACTTCGGCCTGCAGGCGACGGCGGGCCAGCCGTCGGCATTTACCACCCTGAGCGGCGCCGGCGTGCAGCTGCGTCCGCTGGACGACGACGACCTGCCGCCGGCTTTCGAAAGCGGTTCAACGCTGCGCCGCATGACCTGGGGAGTCGCCGGCCCGGCGGAGCTGGCGGAGCTGGAAGCACGGCTGGCGCAGGCGCCGGGTTTTCAACGCCAGGGCGAGATGCTGGAGTGCCGCGATCCCAACGGCATGACGCTGCGTTTTGTCGTCAGTCGTCAGCGCGAGGTGTCGCTGCCGGTGACGCCGATTAATCAGTGGGGCGACGTGCGTCGTATCGACCAACCCAGCCCGGTCTATGAGCAGGCGCAGCCGATCAATATCGGCCACGTGGTGTTCTTTGTCGACGATCTGGCGGCCACCGAGCGCTTTTACCGCGAGGCGCTGGGTTTTCAGGTGTCCGATCGCTATATCGACCGCGCGGTCTTCCTGCGCACTCAGGCGCGCGGCGGCCACCACAACCTGTTTCTGCTGAAACTGCCGAACCGTGCGCGCGGGCTGAACCACGTGGCGTTTACCGTACGCGATATTCATGAAGTGATCGGCGGCGGTCTGGCGATGAATAAAGAGCAGTGGAGCACCTTTATCGGCCCCGGACGTCACCCGATCTCTTCGGCCTACTTCTGGTACGTCAACAGCCCGACCGGCGGCGCGTTTGAGTACTACACCAACGACGATTTCCTGACGGAGAACTGGCAGCCGCGCGAGCTGGAGCATTCGCTGGTGTCATTCACCGAATGGGCGGTGGAGGGCGGCATCGATCACGATACCCGCCGCCAACATAAACCGGCGGAGGCGCTATGAGTCAGCCGATTTCCGCAGGCATCGTCATCGTCGGCGGCGGTCAGGCCGGCGGCTGGGCGGCGAAAACGCTGCGCGACCGCGGCTATAGCGGCACGCTGTCAGTGGTGAGCGATGAACCCTACGACTTTTATGAGCGTCCGCCGCTGTCCAAGGCGGCGCTGCTGGACGACGAAGCGCCGCTCAGCCGCCTGTTCAGCGCCGAGACGGTGGCGGCGCTGAATATCGACTGGTATCGCCCGCTGCGCGCCGAAGGCATTAATACCGACGACCAGACGCTGCAGCTCAGCGACGGACGTCAGCTGCGTTTTACACAGCTGCTGCTGGCGACCGGCGGTCGGCCGCGCCTGCCGGACGCCCGCTGGGCCGACTGCCCGCAGGTGATGACCCTGCGCTCCTGGGACGACGCCGCACGCCTGCGGCAGGGGCTGCTGCGCAGTCGCCGTCTGGCGATCGTCGGCGGCGGCTGGATCGGGCTGGAAATTGCCGCCTCGGCGCGCAAACTCGGCGTCGAGGTGACGGTGTTTGAGCGTCAGCCCGCGCTGTGCATGCGCAGCGTCGGCGCTGACGTCTCGCAGGCGCTGCTGGCGCTGCATCAGCAGCAGGGCGTGACGCTGTACTGCGACTGTGGCGATATTCAGCTCGAACAGCGCGGCGGCGAGGCGCGGATCGCCAGCGCGGTCAGTGAGGCGCAGCCGTTCGATCTGGTGGTGGTCGGCATCGGCGTGGAACTGAACCTGGCGCTGGCGCACGGCGCCGGGCTGCAGGTGGACGGCGGCGGCATCGTGGTTGACGGCCAGGGGCGCACCAGCCATCCGGCGATTTTCGCCGCCGGCGATGTGGCGCGTCATCCGACGCTGGGGCTGTGCCTGCAATCCTGGGCCTACGCGCAGAATCAGGCCATCAGCACCGCCGGCGCGATGCTTGACGCCGATGCCCCGGCCTACGACGACGTCGCTTGGCTATGGTCGGATCAATATGACGTCAATATCCAGATCCTTGGCGTGCCGATGGGCGGCGTACATCAGGTGACGCGGCGCACGCCGCAGTCGCAGGTGTTTTT
The nucleotide sequence above comes from Serratia rhizosphaerae. Encoded proteins:
- a CDS encoding IclR family transcriptional regulator — protein: MADEQTCKYLIPGLDRGLQLLLAFGEQHKEMTFAELHRLVAMPKATAYRVVQTLEHLGFLERNPRTNTFSLGIKVLRLGFEYIASLDVAQVGQPVIEQLRDRSQCSSHLAIRDGRDVIYIARVSAAGSQINQVSVGTRLPVHQTSLGRMLLTRTTREEFERLYPQQSLPGSGPGTPADRETLWQMVQQDKARGYVIGESFFRHGISSIVYPIFNRDLQVEAVVSIMVPFDQIPAEDRERLRMEVRDAAGKISDFLGAPPRADVG
- a CDS encoding VOC family protein — encoded protein: MSVIGIEQLEFGVEDLPKCEKFMRDFGLQATAGQPSAFTTLSGAGVQLRPLDDDDLPPAFESGSTLRRMTWGVAGPAELAELEARLAQAPGFQRQGEMLECRDPNGMTLRFVVSRQREVSLPVTPINQWGDVRRIDQPSPVYEQAQPINIGHVVFFVDDLAATERFYREALGFQVSDRYIDRAVFLRTQARGGHHNLFLLKLPNRARGLNHVAFTVRDIHEVIGGGLAMNKEQWSTFIGPGRHPISSAYFWYVNSPTGGAFEYYTNDDFLTENWQPRELEHSLVSFTEWAVEGGIDHDTRRQHKPAEAL
- a CDS encoding NAD(P)/FAD-dependent oxidoreductase; translation: MSQPISAGIVIVGGGQAGGWAAKTLRDRGYSGTLSVVSDEPYDFYERPPLSKAALLDDEAPLSRLFSAETVAALNIDWYRPLRAEGINTDDQTLQLSDGRQLRFTQLLLATGGRPRLPDARWADCPQVMTLRSWDDAARLRQGLLRSRRLAIVGGGWIGLEIAASARKLGVEVTVFERQPALCMRSVGADVSQALLALHQQQGVTLYCDCGDIQLEQRGGEARIASAVSEAQPFDLVVVGIGVELNLALAHGAGLQVDGGGIVVDGQGRTSHPAIFAAGDVARHPTLGLCLQSWAYAQNQAISTAGAMLDADAPAYDDVAWLWSDQYDVNIQILGVPMGGVHQVTRRTPQSQVFFTLNADRQLVQMVVFNDARAIKLGKRWLASGRVLDPAQLADAEFSLMALK
- a CDS encoding SDR family oxidoreductase, which gives rise to MSGLLTDKRIVVTGAARGLGRSFAAAIAEAGGSVVLCDILADELQSTAAALREQGAQVETQVIDLASPASIRSAFSAIGAGGAIDGLVNNAALATGVGGKTMMEYDIELWDRVMQVNVRGTWLVSQAAVPLLAQRPHAKIVNVASDTALWGAPRLMAYVASKGALIAMTRSMARELGEQNICVNAIAPGLTRVEATEYVPAERHQLYEQGRALTGAQHPDDVTGSVLYLLSPLANFVTGQLLPVNGGFVFN
- a CDS encoding aromatic ring-hydroxylating oxygenase subunit alpha, whose product is MTANITSSAQTLQNYLDQGLRGMWYPVLASWEVGNNPVGITRLEQQIVLWRDAQGAIHALEDRCPHRGARLSMGWNLGDRIACWYHGVEVGGDGEVKDVPAVDRCPLVGQKCLRSYPAQEAYGAVFLYFGVTADEAPSELTFPQELADDASYSNFLCTASWDCNYQYALENVMDPMHGTYLHSSSHSMAEGDRKADMALEPTDSGFIFKKNGQIGVNFDWVEFGNSGAYWMRLSIPYKQRFGPGGHFWIIGMVVPEDKDHCRVFFWRIRKVKDWQRDLWRFMYRNRLEALHWDVLEQDRIVLENMAPNARSREYLYQHDVGLSRLRRIMQKEAQKQLAMLSELEAAQ